In Penaeus vannamei isolate JL-2024 chromosome 15, ASM4276789v1, whole genome shotgun sequence, the following are encoded in one genomic region:
- the LOC113812852 gene encoding blastula protease 10 encodes MDKGTATMRTLAVLLILAAAGGQVAADDSRLSTKDCFREGGECIPSNECESNATELTACEEPGAVCCKTSGFRSPLRDDLLGFDALSIEPRVGRCSNRKCRRFYRGWWTSTPENCQPKRRLVMNCRSKNKWCCAPPCSEKPSCRRKKGYCVARESQCEGRVHHKGCRGKMCFCCIPDGTSPPCSCTEQSISVCSPLGSVSVPADGCLSVHSPRYPLAYFDDLSCALSVTTNSRCQLVVDFCDVALEKCTFDTLRIDGGNASGVACGYMDPAPVASSGSSLTFTFSTDSNQRGRGFRLAVASVCSPTTTTTTTTTTTTSTTTSTTTATPIIYCFPANTYEMCQCEYINTTVGEIVSPNYPNQYGNSHDCWMRIVVPEGYILTFTYLLFDLEIGSSCRYDSFKIYDTDSADGPKFCGTNTPTFTVSSTNDVTLVFKTDSTVLGDGFRIAFESAPV; translated from the exons ATGGACAAGGG AACTGCTACAATGCGGACGCTCGCGGTGCTGCTGATCCTGGCTGCGGCGGGAGGACAG GTGGCGGCTGACGACTCCAGGCTGTCAACGAAGGACTgcttcagggagggaggggaatgtatCCCAAGTAACGAATGTGAATCGAACGCGACCGAGCTGACCGCGTGCGAGGAGCCGGGCGCTGTGTGCTGTAAGACCTCTGGCTTCCGCAGTCCATTGAGGGATGACCTCCTGGGCTTTGATGCTCTCTCCATCGAACCACGAGTTG GTAGGTGCAGCAACCGGAAGTGCAGGCGGTTTTACAGAGGCTGGTGGACGAGCACGCCCGAGAACTGTCAACCCAAAAGGCGTCTGGTTATGAACTGTCGCTCCAAGAACAAATGGTGCTGCGCCCCGCCGTGCTCTGAGAAGCCCTCGTGTCGCAGGAAGAAGGGTTACTGCGTCGCGAGAGAATCCCAGTGCGAAGGCAGAGTCCATCACAAGGGGTGCAGGGGCAAGATGTGCTTCTGTTGTATCCCTG ATGGAACAAGTCCTCCATGCAGCTGCACGGAACAAAGCA TCTCGGTCTGTAGCCCGCTGGGATCCGTCAGTGTTCCCGCCGACGGCTGCCTGAGCGTGCACAGCCCCAGATACCCGCTTGCGTACTTTGACGACCTCTCTTGCGCACTGAGCGTCACTACGAATTCAAGATGTCAACTCGTCGTAGATTTCTGTGACGTAGCTCTTGAGAAGTGTACGTTCGACACGCTGCGGATCGACGGAGGAAACGCAAG CGGAGTCGCCTGCGGCTACATGGACCCTGCCCCAGTGGCTTCCTCGGGCAGCagcctcaccttcaccttctcgaCAGACAGCAACCAGCGCGGCCGAGGATTCCGCTTGGCAGTGGCTTCAGTCTGC TctcctacaactacaacaactacaaccacgacaacaacaacttcaaccaCAACTTCAACTACAACTGCAACTCCCATCATTTACTGCTTTCCTGCAAACACTTACGaaa TGTGCCAGTGTGAATACATCAACACAACTGTCGGTGAAATAGTCTCCCCGAATTACCCGAACCAGTATGGCAACTCCCATGACTGCTGGATGCGGATCGTGGTTCCAGAGGGCTATATCCTCACGTTCACTTACTTGCTGTTTGATTTAGAGATAGGAAGTTCCTGTCGTTATGACAGCTTCAAAATCTACGACACTGATTCTGCGGATGG GCCTAAATTCTGCGGTACCAACACCCCGACTTTCACTGTCTCTTCGACCAACGACGTGACCTTAGTCTTCAAGACAGATTCGACCGTCCTTGGCGATGGGTTTCGAATTGCCTTTGAAAGCGCGCCAGTCTAA